Proteins from one Pygocentrus nattereri isolate fPygNat1 chromosome 16, fPygNat1.pri, whole genome shotgun sequence genomic window:
- the txndc15 gene encoding thioredoxin domain-containing protein 15, translating to MTSTRSVFWSVAFPLLVCGVRALAADPDEAEVPEFRAPEGLDSDGDGRTPQFVSEDSDLTPKRQFKTAEIADAVLGTEQAGNTAGIEALIPKTWEPPLFDSWELCDDERCKESDEQKNKEYAEAVEPVPVQGDEQNSTETAKTYKVSCDKRSVTGMENFTVHVLNTSQDLMEFLNANSTECTLVLFYTTWCQFSANLAPHFNALPRVFPSMHFLALDASQHSSLSTRFGTVAVPNILLFQGAKPMARFNHTDRTLETLTSFIANQTGFEAVPDQIVREEDRLGPLPSVPVKSIDWLFVFSVLFILGFTMYAILRTDSIRLLIPGQEHEHQE from the exons ATGACTTCGACTAGAAGCGTGTTTTGGAGCGTTGCGTTTCCGCTGTTGGTGTGCGGGGTGCGCGCTTTAGCGGCGGATCCAG atgaagctgaagttccTGAATTTCGAGCTCCTGAGGGTTTAGACTCGGACGGTGATGGACGGACTCCTCAGTTTGTTTCAGAGGACTCGGACCTTACGCCTAAACGACAGTTCAAGACTGCAGAGATCGCGGATGCTGTGCTTGGGACCGAGCAGGCTGGAAACACGGCCGGGATCGAAGCTCTGATCCCGAAAACGTGGGAGCCCCCTTTGTTTGACTCGTGGGAGCTGTGTGATGATGAGCGCTGTAAGGAGTCTGACGAGCAGAAGAATAAAGAGTATGCAGAGGCTGTCGAGCCAGTGCCCGTTCAGGGGGATGAACAGAACTCCACAGAAACCGCCAAGACTTACAAAGTCAGCTGTGACAAAAGGAGCGTCACTGGAATGGAAAACTTCACAGTACATGTTCTCAACACTTCTCAG GATTTGATGGAGTTCCTGAATGCTAACAGCACAGAATGCACTCTGGTTCTGTTCTACACCACTTGGTGCCAGTTCTCTGCTAATCTTGCCCCTCACTTCAACGCCCTGCCGAGGGtttttcccagcatgcacttcCTCGCTCTAGATGCTTCACAGCACAGCAG TTTATCCACCCGGTTTGGAACAGTGGCCGTTCCCAACATCCTTCTCTTTCAAGGAGCCAAACCGATGGCCCGCTTTAATCACACAGACAGAACTTTAGAAACATTGACATCTTTCATAGCTAATCAAACAG GTTTTGAAGCGGTTCCTGATCAGATTGTGCGAGAGGAGGATCGTTTAGGACCCTTACCGAGTGTCCCGGTGAAAAGTATAGACtggctgtttgtgttttctgtgttgtttattttaggGTTTACAATGTACGCCATCCTGCGCACTGACAGTATCCGCCTTCTGATCCCGGGACAGGAGCACGAACACCAGGAATAA
- the LOC119265439 gene encoding uncharacterized protein LOC119265439 has translation MSLPNSDMEEQLRALNERVQQLQAENDRLKATEGVNVGASTSNGEETQASMRAEVSQNRFERYIYIPRERKCPRFSGKSADMPSVEDWVEEVRRSLEGRHMSPREQALFIYDHLDGEAKTEIKFRPASERNDPEKILTILVDIYGCSKSYIGLQKQFFHRRQLEGESLREYSHSLLSLMEIIKRQSPRPIANGDHLVRDQFIEYVRDSMLRRELKRTVRLNPNVPFLTIRSDAIRWVEEGEHGGLARTRAYSCDTQLEVVGEYRAASQAVTAQPSNELAELKECLKKQQAQLDMLLTHLSLGNKSPSTQGASLGQTAPSYPYDSFGRPICVRCKQPGHIARFCREGRGSNPVSRGGRFPDSGGSRSAGIPFKPQEN, from the coding sequence ATGTCTCTGCCTAATTCTGATATGGAAGAACAACTAAGGGCTTTGAACGAACGTGTGCAGCAGTTGCAAGCTGAAAATGATAGATTGAAAGCTACTGAAGGTGTTAATGTGGGTGCTAGCACCAGTAATGGGGAGGAGACACAAGCCAGTATGCGAGCAGAGGTTAGCCAAAATAGGTTTGAGCGGTATATCTACATtccaagagagagaaaatgtcctAGGTTTTCTGGCAAATCTGCAGATATGCCCTCAGTAGAAGATTGGGTTGAGGAGGTGCGCAGGTCTTTGGAAGGTCGTCACATGTCGCCACGTGAGCAAGCCTTATTTATATACGATCATTTAGATGGGGAAGCTAAAACGGAGATTAAATTTCGCCCAGCGAGTGAAAGAAATGAtccagagaaaattctcaccaTTCTGGTTGATATTTATGGCTGTTCTAAATCTTATATTGGATTACAAAAGCAATTTTTCCACCGTCGACAGTTAGAAGGGGAGTCTTTGCGAGAATATTCGCATTCTCTTTTATCCCTAATGGAGATTATTAAACGCCAAAGCCCTAGGCCCATTGCAAATGGCGATCATTTGGTACGGGATCAATTCATTGAGTACGTCCGGGATAGCATGTTACGGCGGGAGTTAAAACGTACAGTGAGGCTTAACCCTAATGTTCCCTTTTTAACTATACGCAGTGATGCTATTCGTTGGGTAGAAGAAGGTGAGCATGGGGGATTGGCAAGGACCCGCGCATACTCCTGTGATACTCAACTTGAGGTAGTAGGTGAGTATAGGGCTGCCAGCCAAGCAGTAACGGCTCAACCTAGTAATGAATTAGCTGAATTGAAGGAGTGTTTGAAAAAGCAGCAAGCTCAACTGGATATGTTGTTGACACATTTGTCTTTGGGTAATAAGTCACCTTCTACACAGGGGGCTTCCTTGGGTCAAACTGCTCCATCTTATCCATATGATTCTTTTGGTAGGCCTATTTGTGTTCGTTGTAAGCAACCAGGCCATATTGCAAGGTTTTGTCGGGAAGGTAGAGGATCTAACCCAGTATCTAGGGGGGGTAGGTTTCCAGATAGTGGGGGATCGAGGAGCGCGGGTATTCCGTTCAAGCCGCAGGAAAACTAA